CAGTATGGGCCGACATGATTTCAAACCGGGGGATGTACGTATTGAAACCCATGTGCTGGCCGATGTCGCCCGGCGACCGTGAGCCTTGGCGTTCAAGGCGACCGGGCCGCGTTCAGCGGTCTCATCTTGACTTTGATCTTAATATGGACTAAATTAAGATCAATAATTATGGAGGCCAAGATGAAACTAAGCGAATCTGTAAAACCCATTAGCTATTTTAAAGCGCATGCTTCAGAAATTGTCCGGCAAATCGCTGATCGCCAGCAACCCATGGTTATCACTCAGAATGGGGAAGCCAAAGCGATTCTCCAGGATATTGTTCAATATGAGCAGACACAGGAAAGCCTTGCCATGCTGAAAATGTTGGCCCAAAGTAGAAATAGCCTTAAAAATGGGGATCACAAACCTGTTGCCGATGTTTTCAGCAATTTGAAAAAGAAAATCCGGGAAGACCAATCTGAATGAAATACACTGTTCATATTCTCTTAGATGCGGAAAAAGACCTTTTTGAAATCTATGATTATATA
Above is a window of Desulfotignum balticum DSM 7044 DNA encoding:
- a CDS encoding type II toxin-antitoxin system Phd/YefM family antitoxin; the encoded protein is MKLSESVKPISYFKAHASEIVRQIADRQQPMVITQNGEAKAILQDIVQYEQTQESLAMLKMLAQSRNSLKNGDHKPVADVFSNLKKKIREDQSE